A window of the Terriglobales bacterium genome harbors these coding sequences:
- a CDS encoding polysaccharide biosynthesis tyrosine autokinase: MDPQTSLQRVRDSIRPYEPDPVVFGKLYAQSYGLPAQENGILQYWPVLRKHRWTILATVVIVVTLTAIVSLRTTPIYVAVGRIAINREGNPLIGIKNANDASGDDDTDYSETLETQIKILQSDNIAMAVARALQLDKNPAFASKAKKDAADGSLLQAPTADPLQEAAMLGYVHGGLRITQIPKTRILEIRFTSPDPQMAARVVNTVMNVYIEQNFKTKFESAMQTSDWLSKQLADLQLKVETSQEKLVRYQKEHGILGLDEKQNIVTEKLDEMNKELISAEGDRIQKESRYRLSTSGSPDLLSNLDSTSLLPTLRAKQADLKTQIAQSEVQLGPAHPRFIELNRQLRQVDNSIQGEMDKLAGKLKSDYLAAAAREKMLREAMEQQKTEANKLNESAIEYTLIKRDVDSNRQLYEGLLQKLKEASVTAGLKTSNIRVVDMARVPLSPSAPDTHRNIMLALGIGLMGGLVLAFVLEALDNTVRTPEQAQAISAIPVLGIIPASSHVLPIRGKRMRTAELLEGAEKSLELVTYRKPKSEISESYRALRTSILLSSLGHPPKVILVTSALPQEGKTTTSVNTAVVLAQKGSRVLLVDGDLRRPSLHKLFHMRPKVGLSTVLTGSSTAEETITPAPNLPGLFLLPAGPAPPHPAELLGSTLMKELIVQWRSQYDHVIIDSPPALSVTDAVLLSVDVDSVLLVIRSGNTTKAALRRSRELLAQVNARVMGTVVNAVDVNSPDYYHYYYYGSKYGGYGRYQEETAAKES; this comes from the coding sequence ATGGATCCACAGACCTCGCTGCAGAGGGTGCGCGACAGCATCCGGCCCTATGAACCCGATCCCGTTGTTTTCGGCAAGCTCTACGCCCAGAGTTACGGATTGCCGGCGCAGGAGAACGGAATTCTCCAGTACTGGCCGGTCCTGCGCAAACACCGCTGGACGATCCTGGCAACCGTAGTAATCGTAGTCACTCTGACTGCCATTGTTTCCCTGCGAACCACGCCCATTTATGTCGCAGTCGGACGGATTGCCATCAACCGCGAGGGTAATCCCCTCATCGGCATTAAGAATGCCAACGACGCGAGTGGGGACGACGACACAGATTATTCGGAGACGCTGGAAACCCAGATCAAAATCCTGCAGAGCGACAACATCGCGATGGCGGTAGCACGTGCCCTGCAATTGGACAAGAACCCCGCTTTCGCGAGCAAGGCAAAAAAGGACGCCGCGGATGGCTCGCTTCTGCAAGCTCCCACCGCTGACCCGCTGCAGGAAGCGGCGATGCTCGGCTATGTGCATGGAGGCCTGCGCATCACCCAGATTCCCAAGACTCGCATTCTGGAGATTCGCTTCACCAGTCCCGACCCGCAGATGGCAGCGCGCGTGGTGAATACGGTGATGAACGTCTACATCGAGCAGAACTTCAAGACTAAGTTTGAGAGCGCGATGCAGACGTCAGATTGGCTCTCCAAGCAACTGGCCGACCTGCAGTTGAAGGTGGAAACATCGCAGGAGAAGCTGGTCCGCTATCAGAAGGAGCACGGGATCCTGGGACTGGACGAGAAGCAGAACATCGTCACCGAAAAGCTGGACGAAATGAACAAAGAACTCATTTCCGCCGAAGGGGACCGCATTCAAAAGGAATCCCGCTACCGGCTAAGCACGTCGGGGAGTCCGGACTTGCTGAGTAACCTGGATAGCACGTCGCTGCTGCCGACGCTGCGGGCCAAACAAGCAGATCTGAAAACACAAATCGCGCAATCCGAAGTGCAGCTGGGGCCCGCGCATCCGCGATTCATTGAATTGAACCGCCAATTGCGCCAGGTCGATAACTCCATTCAGGGAGAAATGGACAAGCTCGCCGGAAAGCTCAAGAGTGACTATCTGGCAGCGGCGGCGCGGGAAAAAATGCTGCGCGAGGCCATGGAACAGCAAAAGACCGAAGCCAATAAGCTCAACGAGAGTGCCATTGAATATACCCTGATCAAGCGGGACGTGGACTCGAACCGCCAGCTCTATGAGGGACTGCTGCAGAAACTGAAAGAAGCCAGCGTGACCGCAGGACTGAAGACCAGCAACATCCGTGTGGTCGACATGGCGCGGGTGCCCCTCTCGCCTTCAGCCCCGGACACGCATCGCAATATCATGCTGGCCTTGGGCATCGGTCTGATGGGCGGGCTGGTGCTGGCGTTCGTGTTGGAAGCGCTGGACAACACCGTACGCACTCCCGAGCAGGCGCAAGCAATCTCTGCCATTCCTGTGCTGGGAATCATTCCCGCCAGCTCGCACGTGTTACCCATCCGTGGAAAACGCATGCGCACGGCAGAATTGCTTGAGGGCGCTGAGAAGAGCCTGGAGCTGGTAACCTATCGGAAGCCCAAATCCGAGATCTCCGAATCCTATCGCGCGCTGCGCACTTCGATTCTGCTGTCTTCGCTGGGGCATCCACCGAAGGTGATTCTGGTCACCAGCGCTTTGCCGCAGGAGGGCAAGACCACAACCAGCGTGAACACGGCAGTGGTTTTGGCGCAGAAAGGCTCGCGGGTGTTGCTGGTGGATGGAGATCTTCGCCGTCCCAGCCTGCACAAGCTGTTCCACATGCGGCCTAAGGTCGGGCTCAGCACTGTGCTGACGGGCAGCAGCACCGCCGAAGAAACCATAACTCCTGCCCCCAATTTGCCTGGGCTTTTCCTGCTTCCAGCAGGACCGGCCCCGCCACATCCGGCCGAGTTGCTGGGATCGACGCTGATGAAGGAGTTGATCGTGCAATGGCGGAGCCAGTACGATCACGTGATTATCGACAGTCCCCCAGCGCTTTCTGTGACGGATGCGGTGCTGTTGTCGGTGGACGTGGACTCAGTACTGTTGGTGATTCGCTCCGGCAACACTACCAAAGCTGCCTTGCGGCGTTCCCGGGAATTACTGGCACAGGTAAACGCCCGCGTCATGGGCACCGTGGTCAATGCGGTGGATGTGAATTCTCCGGACTACTACCACTACTACTATTACGGTTCGAAGTACGGCGGATACGGCCGGTACCAGGAAGAGACCGCCGCCAAGGAATCCTGA
- a CDS encoding O-antigen ligase family protein yields MTTLYFNAHAVEERPERITRGIDFAIFAGLCALLIFGPLAFGAVEEWSLLVLRAGAAVLLLLWLTKQLMRATFELQPNQAYLPLALFGAFIAAQIILGISSYRYATLHEALNYAAYGMLLVVAGETLTQHRQLKRFLIVLTVFGFMLALFAVLQDFSGTDRLYWIRKPVAVAGIIYGPYVNHNHYAGLMELLVPAPIVLSLGERGGKRALFVFVAVLMGGSVFLSRSRGGILALLLEMIFLGVCLSRLKTGRRGFPLLAGLGVLTGAFLLWVGSAKVIHRIVETQDSYRLTIYADCLRMWIQNPVAGFGFGTFPTVYPQFRSFYSHVFVNQAHNDYLQLLVETGMIGFALMAWFLAGIYVTGFRKLEQSDPDDNRFFHLAALTGITGLLIHSLVDFNLHIPANAALFFVLCGVVAAPVPVKKHVLRKIERRERQPEYAG; encoded by the coding sequence ATGACAACGCTCTATTTCAACGCGCACGCGGTGGAGGAGAGACCTGAGCGGATCACTCGCGGGATTGATTTCGCCATCTTTGCTGGCCTCTGCGCATTGCTGATCTTTGGCCCGCTTGCGTTTGGAGCGGTAGAGGAGTGGTCGCTATTGGTTTTGCGCGCAGGAGCGGCCGTCTTGTTGTTGCTATGGCTGACCAAGCAACTGATGCGGGCAACCTTTGAACTCCAACCTAACCAGGCCTACCTTCCCTTGGCATTGTTTGGTGCCTTCATCGCGGCGCAAATCATCTTAGGGATTTCGAGCTACCGATACGCAACCCTGCACGAAGCATTGAACTACGCGGCCTACGGCATGCTCCTGGTTGTGGCGGGAGAGACCTTGACCCAGCATCGGCAATTGAAGAGGTTCCTGATCGTACTGACTGTGTTTGGATTCATGCTGGCTTTATTCGCAGTGCTGCAGGACTTTTCAGGTACCGATCGCTTGTATTGGATCCGCAAGCCTGTAGCGGTAGCGGGAATCATCTACGGTCCCTACGTGAATCATAATCACTATGCCGGGCTGATGGAGTTGCTTGTCCCTGCCCCAATTGTGCTGAGCCTTGGAGAACGAGGGGGCAAGCGTGCCCTGTTCGTTTTTGTGGCTGTCTTGATGGGCGGCAGCGTGTTTCTGTCGCGTTCGCGTGGCGGGATACTGGCGTTGCTGCTGGAGATGATCTTTCTCGGAGTTTGTCTGTCTCGCCTGAAGACGGGCCGTCGAGGCTTTCCTCTGCTGGCGGGACTGGGAGTGCTTACCGGCGCGTTCTTGCTTTGGGTCGGCAGCGCCAAAGTGATCCATAGAATCGTAGAGACCCAGGACTCCTATCGTCTTACCATTTACGCAGACTGCCTGCGGATGTGGATACAGAATCCAGTTGCGGGCTTCGGATTCGGGACTTTCCCCACGGTGTATCCGCAATTCCGCAGTTTCTACAGTCATGTTTTCGTCAACCAGGCTCACAATGATTATCTGCAACTGTTGGTAGAGACTGGGATGATCGGCTTTGCGCTGATGGCCTGGTTTCTCGCAGGGATTTACGTGACGGGATTCAGAAAACTCGAGCAGTCCGATCCGGACGACAACCGATTTTTCCATCTGGCAGCTCTGACAGGAATCACAGGCCTGCTCATACATAGCCTGGTTGATTTCAATCTCCACATTCCGGCTAACGCGGCTCTCTTTTTTGTGTTATGCGGAGTAGTCGCAGCTCCGGTGCCGGTGAAGAAGCATGTCTTGCGAAAGATCGAACGGCGAGAGCGGCAGCCAGAATATGCTGGATGA
- a CDS encoding PqqD family protein has protein sequence MNKFSKDVVIKAAPDQVSCNVGGEAVILHLKQGTYYGLNEIGAVIWRSLQKPKTVGQLEELMLADFDVSKEQVEGDLQQLLEQMQASGLIVAEQI, from the coding sequence ATGAATAAATTCTCAAAGGACGTAGTCATCAAGGCAGCGCCGGACCAGGTTTCCTGTAACGTGGGCGGGGAAGCGGTCATCTTGCACCTGAAGCAAGGCACCTACTACGGGCTGAACGAAATCGGGGCCGTAATCTGGAGAAGTCTGCAGAAACCGAAAACTGTGGGCCAATTGGAGGAGTTGATGCTGGCGGATTTCGATGTCAGCAAGGAACAGGTGGAAGGGGATTTGCAACAGTTGCTCGAGCAGATGCAAGCCTCTGGCCTGATCGTGGCGGAGCAGATTTGA
- a CDS encoding lasso peptide biosynthesis B2 protein, giving the protein MKRLVRFLRLPRKGKLELMAAVCLVVAAVVMIRLLPFRAWKQWAGERGGLKAPPQQVAEIAWAIMAAARFVPGATCLPQALAAAWWLHRFGYGCHLRLGVARAGEEFRAHAWLESGGQVLIGGEESPLEYVALVEASRS; this is encoded by the coding sequence TTGAAACGCCTGGTCCGATTTCTGCGTTTGCCGCGCAAAGGAAAACTGGAATTGATGGCCGCGGTGTGCTTGGTTGTAGCCGCAGTGGTGATGATACGGCTTCTGCCCTTCCGGGCATGGAAGCAGTGGGCGGGGGAGCGGGGCGGGTTGAAGGCTCCGCCGCAACAAGTCGCGGAAATAGCCTGGGCGATTATGGCTGCCGCGCGCTTCGTTCCCGGTGCGACCTGCCTGCCCCAGGCGTTAGCGGCTGCGTGGTGGCTGCATCGGTTTGGATACGGATGCCATCTGCGCCTTGGGGTGGCGCGAGCAGGGGAGGAATTTCGCGCGCATGCATGGCTCGAAAGTGGAGGGCAAGTTCTGATTGGTGGCGAGGAGAGCCCGCTCGAGTACGTCGCCCTGGTTGAGGCGAGCAGATCGTGA
- a CDS encoding nucleotidyltransferase family protein, with protein sequence MHLLESANHHGATPFVYQRLAEAKLDRLVPAESWALIEQQFHTHLRHNLFLVGQLRSILEALDSAGIPAIPFKGPALATALWGHLGLRQCVDLDILVAPKHVLAAMEALHNLGYEPGIRLNSSVWGEHIRVASEMPLRKTNSEMLLELQWDIAPRCFAVEIGMNESWKRAAVSECNGMSVLSFAPEDLLLALCVHGWKHEWSRLIWVSDVARLIVQNPGLDWAAILARSKHYGVKRILSLGVSLAHELLGSPLPEAIDETAQADAELECLLQQARRGLGENRQVSYIGWHLFLLRARERWRDRIRHAVRFVFTPGVPELTAIALPRPLHGLYPVMRVLRLGKQLVASD encoded by the coding sequence ATGCACCTGCTGGAGTCGGCCAACCACCATGGCGCCACGCCGTTCGTATATCAGAGGCTGGCAGAAGCTAAGCTAGACCGGCTGGTGCCGGCCGAATCCTGGGCCTTGATCGAGCAGCAGTTTCACACCCATCTTCGGCACAACCTTTTTCTGGTGGGGCAGTTGCGATCAATTCTGGAAGCCTTGGATTCAGCCGGCATACCTGCCATTCCCTTCAAAGGACCTGCGTTGGCAACGGCACTGTGGGGCCACCTCGGTCTTCGGCAGTGCGTGGATCTGGACATTCTCGTTGCTCCCAAGCATGTGCTCGCCGCCATGGAGGCGCTCCACAACCTGGGCTACGAGCCCGGCATCCGGTTGAATTCCTCAGTCTGGGGTGAACACATTCGAGTGGCCTCCGAGATGCCATTGCGCAAGACAAATTCCGAGATGCTGCTGGAATTACAGTGGGATATCGCGCCACGATGCTTTGCGGTCGAGATCGGTATGAACGAGTCTTGGAAGAGAGCGGCGGTGAGCGAGTGCAACGGAATGTCCGTGCTCTCGTTTGCGCCGGAAGACCTTCTGCTGGCGTTGTGCGTTCATGGCTGGAAACACGAGTGGTCGCGACTGATATGGGTCAGCGACGTCGCACGCTTGATCGTGCAAAATCCTGGGCTCGATTGGGCCGCGATATTGGCCCGTTCCAAGCACTACGGTGTGAAGCGGATTCTGAGCCTTGGGGTGAGCCTGGCCCATGAACTTCTGGGGAGCCCGTTGCCGGAGGCGATCGACGAAACGGCGCAAGCCGATGCGGAACTGGAGTGCTTGCTTCAGCAAGCGCGCCGCGGACTGGGAGAGAACAGGCAGGTCAGCTACATTGGTTGGCATCTTTTTCTGCTAAGGGCGCGCGAGCGCTGGCGCGATCGGATCAGACACGCTGTTCGATTTGTTTTCACACCAGGCGTACCGGAATTGACAGCAATTGCCCTTCCCAGGCCGCTGCATGGCTTATATCCGGTGATGCGCGTGCTGCGATTGGGGAAACAATTAGTCGCCAGCGACTAG
- a CDS encoding 50S ribosomal protein L11 methyltransferase — translation MYSLRDYGSMIHDSVRMNAYEEALRRSVTPGSVVVDLGCGLGLMAALAVRLGAARVFAIEADDIIQVARDCAVANNCTDRIEFIHGLSSDVTLPSPADVIVSDLRGILPMLGLAIPSLIDARQRLLRPNGVLIPQIDTLWVAAAEAPDLYANELKGLTANRYSFDLGPAVTAATHSIWRADLKSGQLLTEPRTWATLDYRSRNSPHCEGNTTLHAERNGLGHGLCLWFSTQLYENVGFSCAPGAPTRIYGQILLPWPQPMPIETGDRVEVSISAHLVSGDYLWRWNTTLWRGETMLTELTQSSLPSILISQERLHKSASAYRPELNFEGQIQRFILEQMNGAHSLAEIAEELTRRHPDRFATLQQALDRVAKISREFS, via the coding sequence ATGTATAGCCTGCGCGACTACGGCAGCATGATTCACGATTCTGTTCGAATGAATGCTTATGAGGAAGCTTTGCGGCGCAGCGTGACACCCGGATCGGTAGTTGTGGATCTGGGATGTGGACTAGGCCTGATGGCGGCGCTTGCCGTGCGTCTGGGAGCGGCCAGGGTCTTTGCCATAGAAGCGGACGACATTATCCAGGTAGCCCGCGATTGCGCAGTTGCGAACAACTGCACCGATCGCATCGAGTTCATTCACGGACTCTCCAGCGATGTTACCCTTCCCTCGCCCGCCGATGTCATCGTCTCCGATCTCCGCGGCATTCTTCCAATGCTGGGATTGGCAATCCCTTCCCTTATCGATGCCCGGCAGCGCTTGCTCAGGCCTAATGGCGTACTCATCCCGCAAATCGACACCCTATGGGTAGCGGCGGCGGAGGCTCCCGATCTGTATGCCAATGAACTGAAAGGCTTGACCGCTAATCGCTACTCGTTTGATCTGGGCCCGGCTGTCACAGCCGCAACTCATTCCATCTGGCGCGCAGACCTGAAGTCTGGCCAGCTTCTGACAGAACCTCGCACCTGGGCCACTCTCGACTACCGCTCGCGCAACTCGCCCCACTGTGAAGGCAACACAACGCTTCACGCTGAACGCAACGGCTTGGGCCACGGCTTATGCCTCTGGTTCTCGACCCAACTCTACGAGAATGTGGGCTTCTCCTGCGCTCCGGGCGCTCCTACCAGGATCTACGGACAGATACTGCTGCCCTGGCCCCAGCCTATGCCAATCGAAACCGGTGACCGCGTTGAAGTGAGCATTTCCGCGCATCTGGTTTCCGGCGACTATCTCTGGCGCTGGAATACAACCCTCTGGCGCGGAGAGACCATGCTGACCGAGCTCACCCAGTCCAGCTTGCCGTCTATCCTGATTTCCCAGGAACGATTGCACAAATCTGCTTCGGCTTATCGTCCGGAACTGAATTTCGAAGGGCAGATTCAGCGCTTCATCCTCGAGCAGATGAATGGTGCGCATTCGCTGGCGGAAATTGCCGAAGAATTGACTCGTCGCCATCCTGACCGCTTCGCAACCCTGCAACAAGCGCTGGATCGGGTAGCGAAAATCTCGCGAGAGTTTAGCTAA
- a CDS encoding asparagine synthase-related protein: MSGIAGIFTLDRSPIDSSQLQLLANSVAFRGLDDVQIWSDGGVGLAHAALRISDEPAQLTQPFTLDGHVWITADARLDARTELISQLYPEGGQQLQQLSDAALILQAYRIWRGECLSHFAGDFAFAIWDAPSSRLFCARDHFGVKPFFYAQPADTLVFGNTLQALRSYPGVSDRLDDEAVADFLLFGACHHLERTAFADIRRLPPAHLLIVEQGSVRVRRYWSLPVDAEIHYSKPQDYVEHFRDLLGNAVRDRLHFSKSAVLMSGGLDSTSIAATARRHLQSRPESLNAFTVYCHGEEPDPEYEFARLAADSLQLPISFHSLEPYKLFERWQCPEIVGPEPNADPLSASNYDWFRTIASHSRVALTGLGGDPAMLASASHAIATLVSPGFPSLLWQAGRYWRIRGKLPNVGLRSELKRRAKGRKADLPALPEWLAQDLRKELHLEDRWMDYYGELTKPAHPLRPEAYNLLCSPQWPPLFESYDPGFTGSALEVRHPFFDLRVIRFLLSLPPIPWCVDKEILREAMSGWLPNPIRLRPKTPVADSFLLGKLRDFQCSQRNLSFHPFLSRYVDTARFMAGREAADDFGVWTSLVPLCLNGWLLSARIGQ, translated from the coding sequence ATGAGTGGTATTGCTGGCATCTTCACCCTGGATCGCAGCCCCATCGACTCCTCGCAACTTCAGCTATTGGCAAATTCAGTAGCGTTTCGCGGACTTGATGACGTGCAGATCTGGTCAGATGGCGGTGTCGGGCTTGCTCATGCGGCACTGCGCATCTCTGACGAGCCTGCCCAGCTAACCCAACCATTTACTCTAGATGGCCACGTCTGGATCACAGCCGATGCCCGCCTGGACGCCCGCACCGAACTCATATCTCAACTCTACCCCGAGGGTGGCCAGCAACTCCAGCAACTCTCGGATGCTGCCTTGATCCTGCAGGCCTATCGCATCTGGCGCGGGGAGTGCCTGTCTCATTTCGCCGGGGATTTTGCGTTCGCCATCTGGGACGCACCCTCCTCACGGCTCTTTTGTGCGCGTGACCACTTCGGGGTGAAGCCTTTTTTCTATGCCCAGCCTGCTGACACACTAGTCTTCGGCAATACGCTGCAGGCATTGCGATCCTATCCCGGGGTATCCGACCGACTTGACGACGAAGCGGTTGCCGACTTCCTGCTCTTCGGCGCTTGCCACCATCTGGAACGCACTGCATTCGCCGACATCCGCCGCCTGCCGCCTGCTCACCTGCTTATCGTCGAACAGGGCTCGGTTCGCGTGCGTCGCTACTGGAGCCTCCCTGTTGACGCTGAAATTCACTATTCCAAGCCCCAGGACTATGTCGAGCACTTCCGAGATCTCCTGGGAAATGCTGTAAGGGATCGGCTGCATTTCTCGAAGTCTGCAGTTCTCATGAGTGGCGGGCTCGACTCCACTTCCATCGCTGCCACCGCCAGGCGGCATTTGCAGTCGAGACCGGAGTCGCTGAATGCATTCACCGTTTACTGTCATGGGGAAGAGCCGGATCCGGAGTACGAGTTCGCCAGGTTGGCAGCAGACAGTTTGCAGCTGCCGATTTCGTTTCATTCTCTGGAGCCTTACAAACTGTTTGAGCGTTGGCAATGCCCGGAGATCGTAGGACCAGAGCCCAATGCCGATCCTCTCAGCGCCAGCAATTACGATTGGTTTCGGACAATCGCCAGTCACAGCCGGGTTGCGCTGACTGGATTGGGAGGGGATCCGGCAATGCTGGCCTCTGCCTCCCACGCCATCGCAACATTAGTCTCCCCCGGGTTTCCCTCCTTGTTGTGGCAGGCAGGGCGCTACTGGCGCATCCGAGGCAAGCTGCCCAACGTGGGTCTGCGAAGCGAACTAAAGCGGCGCGCCAAGGGGAGGAAGGCCGATCTGCCAGCACTGCCAGAATGGCTGGCTCAAGATCTACGGAAGGAACTCCATCTGGAAGATCGCTGGATGGATTACTACGGCGAGCTTACCAAGCCTGCTCACCCTCTTCGTCCCGAAGCCTACAATCTCCTCTGCTCGCCGCAGTGGCCGCCGCTTTTCGAGTCCTACGACCCGGGCTTTACCGGGTCCGCGTTGGAAGTGCGCCATCCATTCTTTGACCTGCGCGTCATCCGTTTTCTCTTATCCCTGCCGCCCATTCCCTGGTGCGTCGACAAAGAAATTTTGCGCGAGGCGATGAGCGGTTGGCTGCCAAATCCCATCCGCCTGCGGCCAAAGACGCCGGTCGCGGATTCCTTCCTCCTTGGCAAACTGAGGGATTTCCAGTGTTCGCAAAGGAATTTATCGTTTCATCCCTTTTTGTCCCGCTACGTTGACACGGCTAGGTTTATGGCAGGTCGGGAAGCTGCCGATGACTTCGGTGTATGGACTAGTCTTGTTCCTCTGTGTCTTAATGGATGGCTGTTGAGTGCTAGAATCGGCCAATAA
- a CDS encoding PEP-CTERM sorting domain-containing protein has protein sequence MRRLVLSVCLLVVSGVGASASSFSYSITGSYDSGPFTDPNNVVIAGDSFSLGFSNIPSPLPQATIPTITGVPLIYSVDGTSITGLIATIQFIPFIVGDFSTGLFDILVSDFNGFDYEWGFTGAAAFDQNNFQLFALNGVPVNLDNSSIIVTNSSNSQDFTFGGFQEGTVVNAAEVPVPEPSSLLMLASGLAATIGAVRRRLLR, from the coding sequence ATGCGCAGGCTGGTTCTGAGCGTCTGTTTGTTGGTTGTCAGTGGCGTGGGCGCCTCGGCGTCCAGCTTCAGCTATTCAATAACCGGGAGCTACGATAGCGGCCCTTTCACAGATCCCAATAATGTGGTTATTGCAGGGGACTCGTTCTCCCTGGGTTTCTCGAATATACCTTCACCACTGCCACAGGCGACAATCCCGACAATCACGGGCGTGCCATTGATTTACTCAGTTGACGGAACATCGATCACTGGCCTGATTGCTACGATCCAATTTATACCCTTCATCGTGGGTGATTTTTCGACTGGATTGTTCGACATCCTGGTGAGCGACTTCAATGGCTTTGACTATGAATGGGGATTCACGGGAGCAGCCGCCTTCGACCAAAATAATTTTCAGCTCTTCGCACTCAACGGAGTGCCCGTCAATTTGGATAACAGCTCCATCATCGTGACCAACAGTAGCAACTCGCAGGACTTCACTTTCGGTGGATTTCAGGAAGGTACCGTGGTTAACGCTGCGGAAGTCCCGGTTCCCGAACCGAGCAGTCTGCTGATGCTGGCCAGCGGACTGGCAGCAACCATCGGAGCAGTGCGTCGCAGGTTATTGCGCTAG
- a CDS encoding acetyl-CoA C-acetyltransferase, with product MQNVFILSAVRTPIGKFGGSLTSLSAVDLGVVAARTALERAGISPKQVQETVFGNARQAGGGPNPARQISIRSGVPESVPAYTLNMACASGMKSLALAFTEIADGNLECVLAGGTESMSRLPYYIEARWGLRLGNQELIDGMYRDGFFCPMAKMVMGETAELLAQQYMISREEQDQFALCSQKRAERALATKRFEDEIVPVPIEGKKGMQLFTRDEHPFPDASPEKMARLSPVFSESGTITAGNSSGITDGAAAMVLASEAFVRNHQLQPLARIMAVTSAGVDPRTMGIGPVPAMQKLQQKTGLAPANFDLVELNEAFAAQVLACDRELHLDRDRLNVNGGAIALGHPIGCTGARITVTLLHEMRKRKSRTGAATLCVSGGMGMALALENAG from the coding sequence TTGCAGAACGTCTTTATTCTTTCCGCTGTGCGCACCCCGATCGGCAAGTTTGGTGGCTCGCTGACATCGCTGAGTGCCGTCGATCTGGGAGTGGTCGCCGCACGCACCGCGCTGGAACGCGCTGGCATTTCGCCCAAACAGGTTCAGGAGACCGTCTTCGGCAATGCTCGCCAGGCTGGCGGCGGCCCCAATCCTGCGCGCCAGATTTCCATCCGCTCCGGCGTCCCCGAGAGCGTCCCCGCTTACACCCTCAACATGGCTTGTGCTTCTGGGATGAAGAGTCTGGCTCTGGCTTTTACGGAGATCGCTGACGGCAACCTGGAATGTGTATTAGCCGGTGGAACCGAATCCATGTCCCGCCTGCCGTACTACATTGAAGCCCGCTGGGGACTCCGCCTGGGGAACCAGGAACTGATCGATGGCATGTACCGCGATGGCTTTTTTTGTCCCATGGCCAAAATGGTGATGGGCGAAACGGCGGAGCTGCTGGCGCAGCAGTACATGATTTCGCGCGAGGAGCAGGACCAGTTTGCTCTCTGTTCACAGAAGCGAGCCGAACGAGCCCTGGCAACAAAGCGCTTCGAGGATGAAATCGTTCCTGTCCCGATTGAAGGTAAGAAAGGCATGCAACTCTTCACCCGCGACGAACACCCATTCCCCGACGCCAGCCCGGAGAAAATGGCTCGCCTCTCGCCGGTTTTCTCTGAATCGGGAACCATCACCGCCGGCAACTCGTCCGGGATCACCGATGGAGCGGCCGCCATGGTGCTGGCCAGCGAAGCTTTTGTCCGCAATCATCAGCTGCAACCGTTGGCTCGTATTATGGCCGTTACCTCCGCCGGAGTGGATCCGCGGACCATGGGAATCGGGCCCGTCCCGGCAATGCAAAAACTCCAACAGAAAACCGGACTCGCTCCCGCTAACTTCGATCTCGTTGAGTTGAACGAGGCGTTTGCCGCCCAGGTCCTGGCCTGTGATCGCGAACTTCACCTTGATCGTGACAGGCTCAACGTTAACGGTGGCGCCATTGCCCTCGGGCATCCCATTGGCTGCACCGGCGCCCGTATCACCGTCACCTTGCTGCATGAAATGAGGAAACGCAAATCTCGTACCGGCGCCGCTACACTATGCGTTAGCGGTGGCATGGGAATGGCTTTGGCGTTGGAAAATGCTGGTTAG